The proteins below are encoded in one region of Prevotella melaninogenica ATCC 25845:
- a CDS encoding tetratricopeptide repeat protein → MAVRRTGKLIITLLLCLTTSIPAFAQKSKDAEELGKALEYFTSAKYHEALLIFQRLDKEYKLNERFKAYIGLCYYHDWDYEAAVKYLEGVMPKLEVFAPHERSVYYYTTAESKFNLKQYKEAIPYYEKTLTVCYEREKGDVYYRLGLCNMFLQSWKPAYDQYMNAEKIYNQYKQEENVQGRLAQIKRMATACWTNYEATLPKDSLSKITDNTTNKDNKTTQLKNISTIINSLISTMLLPSTTPDNVKDIIKKEEKIKLEK, encoded by the coding sequence ATGGCTGTAAGAAGAACAGGAAAATTAATCATAACGCTTCTGCTATGCCTTACAACTTCTATCCCTGCATTTGCACAAAAGAGTAAGGATGCTGAAGAATTAGGGAAAGCACTGGAATACTTTACTTCAGCAAAGTATCATGAAGCCCTGCTTATCTTTCAGCGATTGGATAAAGAATATAAGCTTAACGAACGTTTTAAGGCTTATATAGGTCTTTGCTATTACCATGATTGGGATTATGAAGCAGCAGTTAAATACTTAGAGGGTGTTATGCCTAAACTGGAAGTATTTGCGCCACATGAGCGGTCAGTCTACTATTATACCACTGCAGAAAGTAAGTTTAACTTAAAGCAATACAAGGAAGCAATCCCCTATTATGAGAAAACACTAACCGTATGTTATGAACGAGAAAAAGGGGATGTCTATTATCGGTTAGGTCTATGCAATATGTTTCTTCAATCATGGAAACCTGCATATGACCAATATATGAATGCTGAAAAGATTTATAACCAGTATAAACAGGAAGAAAATGTGCAGGGACGACTTGCACAGATAAAACGTATGGCTACTGCTTGTTGGACAAATTATGAGGCTACATTGCCAAAGGATTCTTTGTCGAAAATAACAGACAACACGACCAATAAAGATAATAAAACGACGCAATTAAAAAACATATCGACAATTATCAACTCATTGATTTCTACGATGTTATTACCATCTACAACGCCAGATAATGTAAAAGATATTATCAAAAAAGAAGAGAAAATAAAACTTGAAAAATAA
- a CDS encoding 2-amino-4-hydroxy-6-hydroxymethyldihydropteridine diphosphokinase codes for MKTIIALGSNYNQEENIFKAQTLLKQRFEGVKFSDAQWTEPIGIKSDKFLNCIGTFDTKLSLNQVIQCLKEIEQTMGDSHENHQIGKVLIDIDLAQYGEKIVKKIIWL; via the coding sequence ATGAAGACAATCATTGCACTTGGCTCAAATTATAATCAGGAGGAGAATATTTTCAAAGCTCAGACACTGCTGAAACAACGTTTCGAGGGTGTCAAATTCTCTGATGCACAATGGACTGAACCGATTGGAATAAAGTCTGACAAATTCTTGAATTGTATAGGAACTTTTGATACAAAATTATCTCTCAACCAAGTAATACAATGCTTAAAGGAAATAGAACAAACTATGGGTGACTCTCACGAAAATCATCAAATAGGAAAAGTTCTGATTGATATTGACCTCGCACAATATGGCGAGAAGATTGTAAAAAAGATAATATGGCTGTAA